AAAACGGTAACGAGTCAGCCCGGTGTCTACCGAATGTATGATGCCAGTAATACGGTCATCTACGTCGGTAAGGCAAAAGACTTAAAAAAACGACTTGCCAGCTATTTCCGTAGTCATGTCGCCAGCCGTAAAACCGAGGCTCTGGTCAAAAGCATCAAGCATATTGATGTCACGATCACGCACACAGAAACTGAAGCCTTACTGCTGGAACACAACTACATCAAGCTTTATCAGCCGCGTTATAACGTCTTGTTGCGCGACGATAAATCCTATCCCATGATTTTCCTGAGCGGTGATACGCATCCACGTTTGGCTGTTCACCGTGGCGCTAAGCATGCGAAGGGTGAATATTTCGGTCCGTTTCCCAACGGCAATGCTGTGCGTGAAACGCTAATATTGCTGCAAAAGCTGTTTCCGGTGCGCCAGTGTGAAAATAGCGTCTATCGCAATCGCTCTCGTCCTTGCCTGCAATATCAAATTGGTCGCTGCCTAGGGCCTTGCGTCAGCGGTTTGGTGAGCGAAGAAGATTATCAACAGCAGGTTGACTATGTTCGCCTGTTTTTGTCTGGTAAAGACCAGCAAGTACTGAATCAGCTCATCTCCCGGATGGAAGCGGCCAGTCGCGATCTGCATTTTGAAGATGCAGCCCGGATACGCGATCAGATCCAGGCGGTTCGGCGGGTGACAGAAAAACAATTTGTTTCCGGCGACGGCGAAGATCTGGATGTGATCAGTGTTGCCTTTGATGCTGGCATGGCCTGCGTCTATGTCCTTTTCATCCGACAGGGAAAAGTGCTTGGCAGCCGGAGCTATTTCCCCAAAGTCCCTGGCGGTACGGAATTGGGGGAGGTCGTGCAGACTTTTGTCGGGCAATTCTATTTGCAGGGAAGCTTAGGCCGAACGCTTCCTACAGAAATTCTGCTCGACTTCACTCTGCCCGATAAAGATTTGCTGACGGAGTCTCTAACGGCAGTTGCGGGAAGAAAAGTACAGATTCAAACGAAACCCCGCGGCGATCGTGCTCGTTATTTAAAATTAGCGCGGACAAATGCCGCCACGGCGCTGGTCACAAAACTGTCTCAGCAGTCCACCATTCACCAGCGTTTGGCTGCGTTAGCCAATGTTTTGCAGTTGCCAGCAATCCATCGAATGGAGTGTTTTGATATCAGTCATACGATGGGGGAACAGACTGTGGCATCCTGTGTCGTATTTGATGCCAATGGTCCGTTACGTTCGGAATATCGCCGCTATAATATCAGTGGTATTACGCCAGGCGATGATTATGCCGCCATGGCGCAAGTCCTCCGACGTCGATATGGTAAAGCGCTGGATGACAGCAAAATACCAGATGTCATTGTGATCGATGGCGGAAAAGGGCAGCTCGGCCAGGCTCAGGACGTGTTTGACTCGCTGCAAGTATCATGGGATAAAAACAAGCCTCTGCTACTTGGTGTCGCGAAAGGCAGCGATCGTAAAGCTGGGCTGGAGACGCTATTTTTTGAGGCAACAGGTGAGGGCATGGCACTGCCAACTGATTCGCCTGCGCTACACGTTATCCAACATATTCGCGATGATTCGCATGATCATGCGATTGGTGGGCACCGTAAGAAGAGAGCAAAAATAAAAAACACCAGTACGCTGGAGCTTATTGAAGGTGTCGGCCCTAAACGCCGCCAAACCCTGTTGAAATACATGGGAGGGCTACAACCTTTGATGAATGCCAGTATTGAGGAGATTGCAAATGTTCCAGGAATTTCGCATGCATTGGCAGAAAAAATCTTCCATGCATTGAAACACTAGGGACAATGTTGCAACATACTCTTAGTATCCACTCCAGCCAGATAGTTACCTAAGCGCTATGCAATTTAATATACCGACGTTGCTTACCCTGTTTCGTGTTGCTCTTATTCCGTTTTTTGTGCTGGCGTTTTATCTTCCATTCGTCTGGGCACCGCTGCTCTGCGCGTTGATTTTCGTGTTTGCTGCCATTACGGATTGGTTTGATGGTTTCCTTGCCCGCCGCTGGAAACAGACCACACGTTTTGGTGCTTTCCTCGATCCTGTTGCGGATAAAGTGATGGTGGCTGTCGCGTTGGTGCTAGTTGCGGAATACTATCATTCTTGGTGGATTACGCTGCCTGCCGCGACAATGATCGCGCGGGAAATCATCATTTCAGCATTGCGCGAGTGGATGGCTGAAATTGGTAAGAGAAGTAGCGTTGCCGTGTCGTGGATAGGGAAGGTTAAAACCACGGCTCAGATGATGGCGCTTTTTGCTTTGCTATGGCGCCCAGAACGCATTGTTGAAGGCGTTGGTGTTGTGGCGTTGTACATCGCCGCGGTACTGACTTTCTGGTCCATGTTCCAATATTTGAACGCCGCGCGACACGATCTGCTTGAACCTTGATCGAAGCGCCGTAAAAACCAGCAAACGAACGCAGTTGCTTGATAATTTTATTGACTCATTGCGTCAGGTCAGTAGAATGCACCGCATCAACAGCAACGCTGGTTTGTAAGAAGTTAAGATAATCAGTGAGTTCTGTGCTGCGGGAATAGCTCAGTTGGTAGAGCACGACCTTGCCAAGGTCGGGGTCGCGAGTTCGAGTCTCGTTTCCCGCTCCAATTTAAAACATCGGCAATTGCGGATGTTGGTCACTAAGACCTGAATATTTTGGCGCGTTAACAAAGCGGTTATGTAGCGGATTGCAAATCCGTCTAGTCCGGTTCGACTCCGGAACGCGCCTCCAATATTTAAGCCCGGGTGGTGAAATCGGTAGACACAAGGGATTTAAAATCCCTCGGCGTTCGCGCTGTGCGGGTTCAAGTCCCGCCCCGGGCACCATCACCACATCAATGGACGTCAACAGACGTCTATTTTTTTGTCTAAAACCCACGGTTTTACAGGCTTTCCTTCATTCTTTACTCTCCCGACGTCAACACAATTCAACCTACATCAACTTGCTTATACGGGTACAATTGCGGGTATACTGCGGTATGGTAAATCCTTGTACCCTCAATAACGCTTTATTGAAGGAAAGTCACTATGGCACTCACGGACATCAAGGTACGTTCAGCAAAACCGGAAGAGAAGGCCTATAAACTCACCGACGGTAACGGTATGTTTCTTCTGGTCCATCCCAATGGATCAAAATACTGGCGCTTACGTTATCGTTCGGATGGCAAAGAAAATACGCTGGCATTAGGTGTCTACCCCGAGGTTTCACTCTCTGAAGCGCGTCAGAAACGCGATGAGGCGCGAAAACTTATTGCTGCTGGCGTTGATCCCAACGAGCATAAAAAGGCAGTCAAAACGCAACAACAGGATGATGCGCAAACTTTCGAAGTTGTGGCGCGTGCCTGGCATACCGATAACAAAAAATGGTCGGGCTCGCATGCCGAACGTATCTTGAAAAGTCTAAGCGACAATATTTTCCCCGCCATCGGTGGTACACATATTGCAGCGCTGAAAACACGCGACTTGCTGGCTCCGATCAAAAGCGTTGAACGTTCAGGACGCTTGGAAGTGGCTAAGCGACTAAAGCAGCGCGTAACTGCCATCATGACCTATGCCGTACAAAACGGTCTGATTGACTACAACCCGGCGCAGGATATGGCCGGGGCGATTATGCCCGGCAAAGTTGAACACCGTCCGGCTTTGGAACTCGAACGCTTGCCTGAACTACTTGGCCGTATAGATGGCTATAAAGGCCGTGAGTTTACCAAGTGGGTAATAAATCTTTCCTTGCTGATTTTTATCCGCTCCAGTGAACTGCGTTTTGCCCGTTGGCCGGAAATCGATTTCGAGCGTGCCTTGTGGACGATTCCCTCCGAGCGTGAACCGATCCCTGGAGTGAAGTTCTCTGAGCGAGGCTCAAAAATGCACACGCCACATCTTGTTCCACTAAGCCGTCAGGCCGTGGAGATCCTTAAAAAGATTCGAGAGGTAAGTGGGCATTGCGAGTTGGTTTTCATTGGCGATCATTCGTCACGAAAACCTGTTAGTGAGGGCACAGTAAACAAAGCGCTGCAAACTATGGGTTACGATACGAAAAAGGAAGTGTGTGGTCATGGTTTTCGCACCATGGCCTGTAGTTCACTGATTGAGTCAGGGTTGTGGTCTCGGGATGCGGTGGAACGGCAGATGAGTCACCAAGAACGTAATGGCGTTCGGGCGGCGTATATTCATAAGGCGGAGCATCTGGATGAGCGCAAACTGATGCTGCAATGGTGGGCGGATTTTTTGGATGCGAATCGGGATAGGGCGGTTAGTCCGTTTGATTTTGATGAAATAAAATCCTCATCACACAGGTTTAGGAACTAAGCGATTCTTGACACTGCTTTCAATTTTGACTTTGATGGATGGGGAACATAGATCACGCTTTCTGTACTAGCATAGTGCGTCTAGCATGAGAATAAAATAACGTGTTTTTAACTAGTATTTAGGAAAAGGCGATAGTTAGATTAGCAGTGATAGTTCCTGGGGTAATCATGCGTGTGGTTTCGGCAGGGCTTACCCCATACATGTAAGTCTCAAAGTGAATGGTATAAATAGATTTATTAGTGTTCTTACTACTGTTCATTTTTGAGAAGAAAAAGTATTTTATATATCTAATTTTATTGATTTTTAGTACAGGAGTACGTAAATGCAGAATAGATACCAAGCCATAAGATGTAAGCAGACTAGCGATGGTAACTGGCTAGTTTTCTTCTCTGCATCTGCCCATGAGATTGATGTTTGGGGAGGCATTCCAGAGAAGAAAAATTTTGATACAGTAGAATCAACAGGATTTCAGCGCTCCTTCAAACCCGAGCGTCTAGATAGCTTAATAAATTTTTATTCAAATGATGACAATATTTTACAGAATCCACTTCTGTGTGCTCCTAGGAAAATAGGCGATTTCAAAAGCTCGGTTTATTTTATACCTGATAGTAATGTTAATGAAAATGATTATATTCAAAAAGGAAGTCTTATTATAAATTATGAAGATTTTCATTATCTAAAATTGATTGAGCTGCTTCAGCTATTCAGTGATTATCTTACCAGTAGAGTTGAAGATATTGACAAGCAGGATTTGGATGTGCATCTTCTAGCTAAGCTTAAAGAGCGTTTGTCATTAGATTATGAAGAGCCATCTGATATAATTTCTTCAAGTGCAGATGTTAATGAAGGGGCTGATCCTCTAGATGAAGAACTTACTATTATTGAGTCATCACATATAAGCGATTTATGGCAGGAGGTTGCTTGTCGTATTTCTATCTTAAAAGAGTATGGAAGCGAATATGATGCTCCGGAAATATTAGGTTTTAAAAAAGAATCGATTATTTCTTATCTCAAACCAGTAATAATTGTTGATGGTCAACATAGGCTTATTGGTGCCATAGAACATTCGAACCGAGAATCCAAAACGCCTGTCTCTATGGCCAAATATTTTGATTACATGACAACTGATGGCCTAACGGAGAGAGATGCTAAGATAAAGGTTCAAAATGAAGTATGCCGTCATTTGCCGATTTCCTTAGTTTTATCTGATGACCCAGCAGAGCATGTTTTTCAATTTGTAGTTGTCAACCAAAAAGCCACTCCAATTAATAATGCATTGTTAGGAACAATTGTATCGACTACTCTAGCTACAAATGAGTTAGAACGAGTCGCAGATAGATTAAAAAATGCAGATATAGAACTTGAAGCATCACAAGCAGTCTCTTTTGCAACAAGAAACTGCAATAGCCCATTTTTTGGATTAGTGCAAACAGGTATTAGTGGAGAACAATCAGGAAAATTACCTTGGACAGTAATGCGGTCATTGATAACTATATTTAAGGACTTAAAAGGAGGGAAGTTTTTCAGTGATGAAAATAGAATTGATTATGCGGATTTATGGAGAAGACGTTATCTTGACGCATCAGATATAATTATTGAGAATGATAAGTTTTCAGTGTGGAGTTCTGAGGATGGAGTATGGCGTGATGTATTTATTAATTTTTGGACATGTATCAGGGATAAATTTGGTAACACCAAAGACTCTAGTAGCCATAACTACTGGGGGCATACAAGCTCGAATTTATTTAACAAAATATCTTTAACAATTCTAGCGGCCGATTTTTTTAAATATTTATGTGAGTCAAGGGCTAATCTTAACTCTGCAGAATCAGTCACACAGTTAGTTAATGATTGGTTGACAGACGTTGATCTTACCTACTTTAATAGAGATTGGAAATTAGCAAATGTGAAAAAAGATGCCCCAGGTACTAGAAAACAGTGGTCCAAACTATGGTTGACTTATCGCCAAGATCCAAGACAGTTACCATCATTAAACTCTTATAAAAAGATATAAAAATGGAAAGATTACATCAATATGTTGAGCAGTCATTGATTGGATTTGGCAATGTTTGGAATTCAAAAAGTATTGCTAGGCAATCAATTATTGATGTGCCGGATGACGTTTTTTTGGGAGGCACATCACTTTTAAAAAATGATATTAATTTGCAATGGCTTGCGTGGTTTTGCGAGTCACTATGTAATTTAGATGAGTGCCTAGATGAGGTTGACCAATATAAAGTATTTTCGCTTGTTCGTCGTGGGTTAATTCACGTTGATATAGATCAAGATAATCCTGATTTTTTGAATTTATGTAATATAATATCTGGTTTTATGTTTAAAAGAATTGAAAGTGTTTCAGGAAGATTAAGACAGCGTGTCACCAAACAGAATAAATTAGATTTAATAGAGTCTTCACAAGGCGAACCGAGATGCTGGATTTGCAACTCAAAATTTAGTAAAGATGCAGTTGAAATTTTCTTAGGAAGAACAGGAAACATAGTATTGCCTGAGCTTATTGATTACATGATGCCTAGAGGATTGATTGAAAGAGATCTTAAAATAGAAGTTGAACATAAATTACCTTTTTCAAAAGGAGGGGGAGATATTAATGATCTTAGTAATATTGCTTTGAGTTGTGGATGGTGCAATAGATACAAATCGAATTTAATTTCTATATATGATGTTGGACGAAACCTAAAAAATTATAAAAATAATAAATTTGTTGGATTTAGCATACCAGAACCATACTGGATTATACGAAAAATGGCATTATCAGATAGATGTTCTCATCCTGGCTGTACTGCGACAAGAAAAAATAATTTATATGTTGATTTAATAAATCCACGGGGTGCTGCGAATCCCATAAATCTTAAGGTTGTATGTAAAATTCATGTTAATGATTATCATAACAGACTAGTACCTGCAAGTAATTATATTGAGTGTGTTTCCAGTAAGAAAAATAGGCTCATATAAGTATAAATTATTTAAAAATTGCCGCATTGAAATGAAATTTATTTCATACGGCATAATAATTTTCACCGGATAAATTTTATTTACTATTTGACTGGCTAGTTTAGCCAGACTTTCGTGTTCAATTCTTAATTACATTTAGAATTCATTGCTATTTAAAAGCGAGTTTAATCCTCGAGAGATATGTAATTTAACAAAATTTTGAACACTATTATTGGCCATGTCTTTTCTACTTCGGAATAATACAAGGGATTCATAAATCTTGTGCTCGTTACCAGCAAATGTTCTCCAAGTCATTTCAACATTACTATCCGAAGGAATATCTTCCTTTGGTGGTATTGTTGGATCAGCTAATGATTTGCAAAGTGCCCAGCGGCAAAGTACATTCCAGTTCTCTATACCAGTTTTGCGTTTAAGAGTGATCAGTTGCTGCTTCTGTTTCTCAGATAAACGAATAATATCGATATGTTGCATAATTAGAAATATCCCTCTTTAATGCTGGACGTTTTATCTAGCTCATTATAGCTAATATAAAACTCACGACTCACGTATGGTTTAATTTCTTGATAATATTCATTAATAATCTCTTCGTCGGTAGATAGCAAGATTACTTGAGGACCTGCTTTAGGAAAATAGTGATTTACCAACTTACTACGATGTTTACCGTCTAATCTACTAAGTGGCGTATCAATAACGGTTGGTAATTCTTTGCCTGAGGCTTCAGCTAGACCCCACAATATAGCGATTGCTAGTAATTGTCTCTCACCTGCTGAGAGTTTAGTAGTCTCAAGTATTTTACCTGTGGCATCGTATAGTGTGATTGCGAAGCTTTCAGGGCAGATTTTTAACTCACTGATAAGTTGTGACTTACGCACTAATTCATCAAATTTCTGCTTTACCAATGTCTGCAGTCGAACAATATTTTCACTTATTAACTGCTCAGCAAAGCGTTGCAGAGTGGCTTTTAATTTTTTAATATGGTTACTTACTTGGATAGATCGTTTTTGTTCGAAAGTATCTTTGTTTTGATGTGCTAATAAGTTAGTATAGCGCTTTGACAAAATGTTACTTTTCTGTATTGTTTGTTCAAGTAGTTGTTGTTTATTCTTTTGCTGTGTCATGAAAGCTTTAAGAGCTGCTTCATTTTCGGCTAATTCAGCAATTAAATGTTGGACCGATCCATAATCAGGTACTGTATCCAGCTGTTTCTGCATCAAGGCTTTTTGCTCAAGCAATTGAACTTTTTCTTTTTGCAAAAACAACCTCTGTTTCTCTTCCTGCTTAATCCGTTCTTCTAAGCCATTAAAAATACTAATTTCTGTTTTCAGAAAGCATTCTACTCTAGCTAGAGTTTGTTGTGCTTGTATTTGGGAGTCTATAATTTTATTAACGTGAAAAATGGTCTGCTCAGAGGCGGACGTTGTTTCAAGTGCGTTGAGAATTTTTTCGTTATAGGAACTAATGACTTCGTTTAGCACTTTTGCCTGTGTTGCCTCAGCTTCTAGACTAATTTGTTCTTTAGTTTGTTTGATCAGATCACTTACCAATCCTAGCGGGCCGACGCCAGCAGCTAATTTAATTTTTTCGGCTTTATTCAGACTCAATTTAGTTTCAATAGTGCCTAGTTCAAACTTGATTTCATCGCGTTTTTCGATCAGGTGGGCACCGGCATTACGTACTGCTTGACGGGCTTTGTTGACAGCAATATTGGTATTGTTGATGTCATGTTCTATTTCAACTAGTTCTTTTTTCAAATCTGCTACTGCAGCATTGCACTGAGTCATCTCATTTTCGCAGTCTTCCACTTTAGCAATGATACTTTGATCAACATTGGATACTCGACGTTTTTTATCGACTAGAGTAAGGTCAATTTGCAATTGCGACAGTAAATCCAGCCCAAGTAGGCTCTCAATTCCCGTCCTGACTAATTCTGATGAACGCTGCGGGTGCGCTAGATTTTCAATTTTTTCACCATCAAAAAAGAATAAATCTGATAGGCTCAGTGGGATAAATTCGTTAACAAATTCATCCCAGTGCTGACTTAGATGGTCATCTGGCTGAAGATCAACATACACCTTAATTTTATCTTTTGTCTCTAACCCCT
This genomic interval from Pectobacterium aquaticum contains the following:
- the uvrC gene encoding excinuclease ABC subunit UvrC, which encodes MSESFDASAFLKTVTSQPGVYRMYDASNTVIYVGKAKDLKKRLASYFRSHVASRKTEALVKSIKHIDVTITHTETEALLLEHNYIKLYQPRYNVLLRDDKSYPMIFLSGDTHPRLAVHRGAKHAKGEYFGPFPNGNAVRETLILLQKLFPVRQCENSVYRNRSRPCLQYQIGRCLGPCVSGLVSEEDYQQQVDYVRLFLSGKDQQVLNQLISRMEAASRDLHFEDAARIRDQIQAVRRVTEKQFVSGDGEDLDVISVAFDAGMACVYVLFIRQGKVLGSRSYFPKVPGGTELGEVVQTFVGQFYLQGSLGRTLPTEILLDFTLPDKDLLTESLTAVAGRKVQIQTKPRGDRARYLKLARTNAATALVTKLSQQSTIHQRLAALANVLQLPAIHRMECFDISHTMGEQTVASCVVFDANGPLRSEYRRYNISGITPGDDYAAMAQVLRRRYGKALDDSKIPDVIVIDGGKGQLGQAQDVFDSLQVSWDKNKPLLLGVAKGSDRKAGLETLFFEATGEGMALPTDSPALHVIQHIRDDSHDHAIGGHRKKRAKIKNTSTLELIEGVGPKRRQTLLKYMGGLQPLMNASIEEIANVPGISHALAEKIFHALKH
- the pgsA gene encoding CDP-diacylglycerol--glycerol-3-phosphate 3-phosphatidyltransferase, with the protein product MQFNIPTLLTLFRVALIPFFVLAFYLPFVWAPLLCALIFVFAAITDWFDGFLARRWKQTTRFGAFLDPVADKVMVAVALVLVAEYYHSWWITLPAATMIAREIIISALREWMAEIGKRSSVAVSWIGKVKTTAQMMALFALLWRPERIVEGVGVVALYIAAVLTFWSMFQYLNAARHDLLEP
- a CDS encoding tyrosine-type recombinase/integrase, which gives rise to MALTDIKVRSAKPEEKAYKLTDGNGMFLLVHPNGSKYWRLRYRSDGKENTLALGVYPEVSLSEARQKRDEARKLIAAGVDPNEHKKAVKTQQQDDAQTFEVVARAWHTDNKKWSGSHAERILKSLSDNIFPAIGGTHIAALKTRDLLAPIKSVERSGRLEVAKRLKQRVTAIMTYAVQNGLIDYNPAQDMAGAIMPGKVEHRPALELERLPELLGRIDGYKGREFTKWVINLSLLIFIRSSELRFARWPEIDFERALWTIPSEREPIPGVKFSERGSKMHTPHLVPLSRQAVEILKKIREVSGHCELVFIGDHSSRKPVSEGTVNKALQTMGYDTKKEVCGHGFRTMACSSLIESGLWSRDAVERQMSHQERNGVRAAYIHKAEHLDERKLMLQWWADFLDANRDRAVSPFDFDEIKSSSHRFRN
- a CDS encoding HNH endonuclease, which produces MERLHQYVEQSLIGFGNVWNSKSIARQSIIDVPDDVFLGGTSLLKNDINLQWLAWFCESLCNLDECLDEVDQYKVFSLVRRGLIHVDIDQDNPDFLNLCNIISGFMFKRIESVSGRLRQRVTKQNKLDLIESSQGEPRCWICNSKFSKDAVEIFLGRTGNIVLPELIDYMMPRGLIERDLKIEVEHKLPFSKGGGDINDLSNIALSCGWCNRYKSNLISIYDVGRNLKNYKNNKFVGFSIPEPYWIIRKMALSDRCSHPGCTATRKNNLYVDLINPRGAANPINLKVVCKIHVNDYHNRLVPASNYIECVSSKKNRLI
- the dndE gene encoding DNA sulfur modification protein DndE, with amino-acid sequence MQHIDIIRLSEKQKQQLITLKRKTGIENWNVLCRWALCKSLADPTIPPKEDIPSDSNVEMTWRTFAGNEHKIYESLVLFRSRKDMANNSVQNFVKLHISRGLNSLLNSNEF
- the dndD gene encoding DNA sulfur modification protein DndD, giving the protein MIFNKLQISNFGIYQGEHSINLEVEHGKPVILLGALNGGGKTTFLDAIQLVLYGKHARCSNRAGTAYSAFLASSKNRFSSPDAEVKINLTFTHQTDNKINRYDIERSWYVKGLETKDKIKVYVDLQPDDHLSQHWDEFVNEFIPLSLSDLFFFDGEKIENLAHPQRSSELVRTGIESLLGLDLLSQLQIDLTLVDKKRRVSNVDQSIIAKVEDCENEMTQCNAAVADLKKELVEIEHDINNTNIAVNKARQAVRNAGAHLIEKRDEIKFELGTIETKLSLNKAEKIKLAAGVGPLGLVSDLIKQTKEQISLEAEATQAKVLNEVISSYNEKILNALETTSASEQTIFHVNKIIDSQIQAQQTLARVECFLKTEISIFNGLEERIKQEEKQRLFLQKEKVQLLEQKALMQKQLDTVPDYGSVQHLIAELAENEAALKAFMTQQKNKQQLLEQTIQKSNILSKRYTNLLAHQNKDTFEQKRSIQVSNHIKKLKATLQRFAEQLISENIVRLQTLVKQKFDELVRKSQLISELKICPESFAITLYDATGKILETTKLSAGERQLLAIAILWGLAEASGKELPTVIDTPLSRLDGKHRSKLVNHYFPKAGPQVILLSTDEEIINEYYQEIKPYVSREFYISYNELDKTSSIKEGYF